The Candidatus Sulfotelmatobacter sp. genome contains a region encoding:
- a CDS encoding SDR family oxidoreductase — protein MGEYDGKVAIVTGAGSGIGRATALAFARAGAKVLASDVNQASAQETARSIEAAGGEALGFRTDVSRAEDCQAMVALAIEKFGRLDCACNNAGIGGEQARTADLTVEGWHHVIETNLSSAFYCMKYEIPAMLKGGRGAIVNMGSILSAVGLEGAAGYVASKHGMLGLTRTAALEYSSRGIRINAIGPGFIRTPLIAGMEDAVLPLHPIGRLGLPEEVATLVLFLCSDQASFITGSYYPIDGGYLAR, from the coding sequence ATGGGTGAATACGACGGCAAAGTGGCGATCGTCACCGGCGCGGGCTCGGGAATCGGGCGCGCGACCGCGCTGGCGTTCGCTCGCGCTGGTGCCAAGGTGCTCGCATCCGACGTGAACCAGGCGAGCGCACAGGAAACCGCCCGGTCGATCGAGGCCGCCGGCGGCGAGGCTCTCGGCTTCCGCACGGACGTGAGCCGCGCCGAGGATTGCCAGGCCATGGTGGCGCTCGCGATCGAGAAGTTCGGTCGGTTGGACTGCGCCTGCAACAACGCCGGCATCGGCGGCGAGCAGGCGCGCACCGCCGACCTCACGGTGGAAGGCTGGCACCACGTGATCGAGACCAATCTGTCGAGCGCGTTCTACTGCATGAAGTACGAGATCCCCGCGATGCTCAAGGGCGGTCGCGGCGCGATCGTGAACATGGGCTCGATCCTCTCCGCGGTCGGACTCGAGGGCGCGGCCGGCTACGTCGCCTCGAAGCACGGCATGCTCGGCCTCACCCGGACCGCCGCGCTCGAGTACTCTTCGCGGGGCATTCGAATCAACGCGATCGGACCGGGTTTCATCCGCACCCCCCTGATCGCGGGCATGGAGGATGCGGTGCTGCCCCTCCATCCGATCGGTCGGCTGGGGCTGCCCGAGGAAGTGGCGACGCTGGTACTTTTCCTGTGCTCGGATCAGGCGTCGTTCATCACCGGCAGCTACTATCCGATCGACGGCGGTTATCTGGCTCGATGA
- a CDS encoding DinB family protein, with amino-acid sequence MEFRSRAVRSLVELHEQEMRRFLEVWRRFIAASAPMPEAHGDESYASREQLSAHVMMAARGYLTRIGEWVQRPVTDVDDSKDASAIAARLPEFAEMVLKAYPRHLAQVTDDELDKQVHKTRWGDLMSVEMLLEHAVVHPMRHRIQLERILENQATAKA; translated from the coding sequence ATGGAATTCCGCAGCCGTGCCGTTCGCAGCCTGGTCGAGCTCCACGAGCAGGAGATGCGCAGGTTTCTCGAGGTCTGGAGGCGCTTCATCGCCGCCAGTGCCCCGATGCCCGAGGCCCACGGCGACGAGAGCTACGCGAGTCGCGAGCAGCTGTCGGCGCACGTCATGATGGCGGCGCGCGGCTACCTGACGCGGATCGGCGAGTGGGTTCAGCGCCCGGTCACCGACGTGGACGACAGCAAGGACGCGAGCGCGATCGCCGCGCGACTACCGGAGTTCGCCGAGATGGTATTGAAGGCCTACCCGAGACATCTTGCGCAGGTCACGGATGACGAGCTGGACAAGCAGGTGCACAAGACGCGCTGGGGCGATCTGATGAGCGTGGAAATGCTGCTCGAGCACGCGGTCGTGCATCCGATGCGGCACCGCATCCAGCTCGAGCGCATCCTCGAGAACCAGGCGACCGCGAAAGCGTAA
- a CDS encoding alpha/beta hydrolase → ASVENPALIHLHGGPGLSESAFFRHFNSPLERGFTVISWDQRGANRSYDRNLPGASMTVERFVSDLDELVSAVCARLRQSRVVIFGHSWGSALGVLYAARHPERVAAYVGSGQIGDWAKAERLTYEFALAEAVRQGKPGAVRALRAIGPPPHSGELAMKHRLLLMQLDGQMKPRYLWKVARVLFSNGESSFLDLPRFWRGMEFSMDVMWPEVTRLNLVIQVPELRVPVFFFLGRHDHIVFPETSVEYFEALRAPSKELIWFENSGHEPFMDEPEKFNTAMLERVRPLAAR, encoded by the coding sequence GCGAGCGTCGAGAACCCGGCGCTGATTCACCTGCACGGCGGGCCGGGCCTCTCCGAATCGGCTTTCTTTCGCCACTTCAATTCGCCCCTCGAGCGCGGCTTCACGGTGATCTCGTGGGACCAGCGCGGCGCGAACCGGTCGTACGATCGGAATCTTCCCGGAGCCTCGATGACGGTCGAACGATTCGTCTCGGACCTCGATGAGCTGGTGAGCGCGGTGTGCGCTCGACTGAGACAAAGCCGGGTGGTCATCTTCGGCCATTCGTGGGGCTCCGCCCTCGGCGTCCTCTATGCCGCTCGCCATCCCGAGAGAGTCGCGGCCTACGTCGGCTCCGGTCAGATCGGCGACTGGGCGAAAGCCGAGCGACTGACCTACGAGTTCGCGCTGGCCGAGGCGGTGCGGCAGGGGAAGCCGGGTGCGGTTCGGGCGCTTCGGGCGATCGGGCCTCCCCCTCACTCCGGCGAGCTCGCGATGAAGCATCGCCTCCTGCTGATGCAGCTCGACGGCCAGATGAAGCCGCGCTATCTGTGGAAGGTGGCGCGCGTTCTGTTCTCCAACGGCGAGTCGTCGTTCCTCGATCTCCCGCGCTTCTGGCGCGGCATGGAGTTCTCGATGGACGTGATGTGGCCCGAGGTGACGAGGCTGAATCTGGTGATCCAGGTGCCCGAGCTCCGCGTGCCGGTGTTCTTCTTCCTCGGCCGGCACGACCACATCGTGTTCCCGGAGACCAGCGTCGAGTACTTCGAGGCGCTGCGCGCGCCGTCGAAGGAGCTCATCTGGTTCGAGAACTCAGGCCACGAGCCGTTCATGGACGAGCCCGAGAAATTCAACACCGCGATGTTGGAGCGGGTACGCCCGCTGGCGGCTCGCTGA